Proteins found in one Lonchura striata isolate bLonStr1 chromosome 25, bLonStr1.mat, whole genome shotgun sequence genomic segment:
- the ASB16 gene encoding ankyrin repeat and SOCS box protein 16, which produces MAHESFAFSPSALRSLRLQRELLEREDRRRALARAPASRPLPGTPRAPPSPPRRRQLCRDPAVHNALYAGDLPRVQSIFRDEASANLVLEMVSEELVWSPEQGLWVLSPRREHTSALRIAAARGYEACARHLLLRGAAVDAVVGGRAPLHDSAAAPHPNCARLLLAFGADPNVLSADGSAPLHLCTAPHSLRCAELLLAHGARVNLGTRDRQVTALHVAARHGLPAHVELYLHHGADPERRTQQGETPLNAAAAAAERPEDAERFLRVAERLLAAGARAGAAGRKGHTPLHNACANGHAALARLLLRHGADAAVPNGAGDTPMDCALRAVPEYREQRPEEILALLLDHGALPAHPKMLRLCCQHPPALEVMLNAYDRVPPADGWAEAVPPELWEEHREFYASAVRMAGRPRRLQHLARVAIRRHLGARCRAAVPELALPPALRRYLQLPIEGLIS; this is translated from the exons ATGGCCCACGAGAGCTTCGCCTTCAGCCCCTCGGCGCTGCGCTCGCTGCGGCTGCagcgggagctgctggagcgggAGGATCGCCGCCGGGCGCTGGCCCGGGCACCGGCCTCGCGCCCCctgcccgggaccccccgcgcccccccgagccccccgcggCGGCGCCAGCTCTGCCGGGACCCCGCCGTGCACAACGCCCTCTACGCCGGGGACCTGCCCCGCGTCCAGAGCATCTTCAGGGACGAGGCCAGCGCCAATCTGGTGTTGGAGATGGTCAGCGAGGAGCTGGTGTGGTCACCGGAGCAGG ggctgtgggtgctgagccCCCGCCGGGAGCACACCTCGGCCCTGCGCAtcgccgccgcccgcggctACGAGGCCTGCGCCCGGCACCTGCTGCTCCGCGGGGCGGCCGTGGACGCCGTGGTGGGGGGCCGGGCCCCCCTGCACGACAGCGCGGCCGCCCCCCACCCCAACTGCGCCCGCCTGCTGCTGGCCTTCGGAGCCGACCCCAACGTGCTGAGCGCCGACGGCTCGGCCCCGCTGCACCTCTGCACCGcgccccacagcctcag GTGcgcggagctgctgctggcgcACGGCGCGCGGGTGAACCTGGGCACGCGCGACCGGCAGGTGACGGCGCTGCACGTGGCGGCGCGCCACGGGCTGCCGGCCCACGTGGAGCTGTACCTGCACCACGGCGCCGACCCCGAGCGGCGCACCCAGCAGGGCGAGACCCCGCTGaacgcggcggcggcggcggccgagcGCCCCGAGGACGCCGAGCGGTTCCTGCGCGTGGCCGAGCGGCTGCTGGCGGCCGgcgcccgggccggggccgcgggccgCAAGGGCCACACGCCGCTGCACAACGCCTGTGCCAACGGGCACGCCGCGCTGGCCCGGCTGCTGCTGCGCCACGGCGCCGACGCCGCCGTGCCCAACGGCGCCGGGGACACCCCCATGGACTGCGCCCTCCGCGCCGTGCCCGAGTACCGGGAGCAGCGGCCCGAggagatcctggccctgctgctggaccACGGCGCCCTCCCCGCGCACCCCAAG ATGctcaggctgtgctgccagcacccGCCGGCGCTGGAGGTGATGCTCAACGCCTACGACCGCGTGCCCCCCGCCGACGGCTGGGCGGAGGCCGTGCCCCCCGAGCTCTGGGAG GAGCACCGGGAGTTCTACGCCTCGGCCGTGCGCatggcggggcggccgcggcggctgCAGCACCTGGCCCGCGTGGCCATCCGGCGCCACCTGGGCGCCCGCTGTCGCGCCGCTGTCCCCGAGCTGGCGCTGCCACCCGCACTGCGCCGCTACCTCCAGCTGCCCATCGAGGGTCTCATCTCCTGA
- the TMUB2 gene encoding transmembrane and ubiquitin-like domain-containing protein 2 — protein sequence MEPPAAPLIVGVGDEVTLVAGVAVLVLALVLAWLSTYVAEGGSQLLGTGDAAVIRLGPLPPYAGPAGAAEAPEPPRSPAGAEEKTEEEGAAAPGDSGSGPEPGLEQLLDAPGLSRGAAEPGGTGDACPGLIKIRLKFLNDTEEVAVARPEDTVGVLKSKCFPGQEAQMKLIYRGQLLQDQARTLRSLRITDNCVIHCHRSRGTTAATAALPEPGPAGPAAPGLPLAGGTLMVPTVMVVLALGWYFRINYRQLFTAPATVSLIGVTVLVTLLAFGLYGQAG from the exons ATGGagcccccggccgcccccctCATCGTGGGGGTGGGGGACGAGGTGACGCTGGTGGCCGGGGTGGCCGTGCTGGTGCTGGCGCTGgtgctggcctggctgtccaCGTACGTGGCCGAGGGCGGCAGCCAGCTCCTGGGCACCGGGGACGCGGCCGTCATCCGCCTCGGGCCGCTGCCGCCCTACGCGGGGCCCGCGGGGGCGGCCGAGGCCCCGGAGCCCCCCAGGAGCCCCGCGGGCGCGGAGGAGAAAACGGAGGAGGAAggggcggcggcaccgggggacagcgggagcggccccgagcccggcctggagcagctgctggacgcgCCCGGCTTGTCCCGGGGCGCCGCTGAGCCCGGGGGCACCGGTGACGCGTGCCCCGGCCTCATCAAGATCCGCCTCAAGTTCCTCAACGACACCGAGGAGGTGGCGGTGGCCCGGCCCGAGGACACCGTGGGGGTTCTCAAGAG CAAATGCTTCCCGGGCCAGGAGGCCCAGATGAAGCTCATCTACCgcgggcagctgctgcaggaccaGGCGCGCACGCTGCGCTCGCTCCGCATCACCGACAACTGTGTCATCCACTGCCACCGCTCCCGGGGGACCACCGCGGCCACCGCCGCCctgcccgagcccggccccgccggccccgcggccccggggctgccgctggCCGGGGGCACGCTGATGGTGCCCACGGTGATGGTGGTGCTGGCGCTGGGCTGGTATTTCCGCATCAACTACCGGCAGCTCTTCACGGCCCCGGCCACCGTGTCGCTGATCGGTGTCACCGTGCTGGTCACCCTCCTGGCCTTCGGGCTGTACGGGCAGGCGGGGTGA
- the ATXN7L3 gene encoding ataxin-7-like protein 3: protein MKMEDMSLSGLDNSKLEAIAHEIYTELVEDACLGLCFEVHRAVKCGYFFLDDTDPDSMKDFEIVDQPGVDIFGQVYNQWKNKECVCPNCSRSIAASRFAPHLEKCLGMGRNSSRIANRRIASSNNLNKSESDQEDNDDINDNDWSYGSEKKAKKRKSDKNPNSPRRSKSLKHKNGEIGGNPDPFKYSNSAGINYETLGPEELRTLLTTQCGVISEHTKKMCTRSLRCPQHTDEQRRAVRVYLLGPSASLPEAEAGVENDSFEVAESQALMSRLQWDGSSDISPSDSASSKASTNNSESRKTKKKKPHLGLVSGAPGLGSSKKKKPKPPAPHTPSIYDDINN, encoded by the exons ATGAAAATGGAGGATATGTCTTTGTCTGGCCTGGATAACAGCAAACTGGAG GCCATTGCACACGAGATCTACACGGAGCTGGTGGAGGATGCCTGCCTGGGGCTCTGCTTCGAGGTGCACCGGGCTGTCAAGTGCGGCTACTTCTTCCTGGATGACACGGACCCTGACAGTATGAAGGACTTCG AGATCGTGGACCAGCCGGGCGTGGACATCTTCGGGCAGGTGTACAACCAGTGGAAGAACAAGGAGTGCGTGTGCCCCAACTGCAGCCGCAGCATCGCCGCCTCCCGCTTCGCCCCTCACCTGGAGAAGTGCCTGGGCATGGGCCGCAACAGCAGCCGCATCGCCAACcgcag GATTGCGAGCAGCAACAACCTGAACAAGTCAGAGAGTGACCAGGAGGACAACGATGACATCAATGACAACGACTGGTCCTATGGCTCCGAGAAGaaag CAAAGAAGAGGAAATCGGATAAG AACCCCAACTCGCCCCGCAGGTCCAAGTCCCTGAAACACAAAAATG gCGAGATCGGCGGGAACCCCGATCCCTTCAAG TACAGCAACTCGGCTGGCATCAACTACGAGACGCTGGGCCCCGAGGAGCTGCGGACGCTGCTCACCACG caATGCGGGGTCATCTCGGAACACACCAAGAAGATGTGCACCAG GTCCCTGCGGTGTCCCCAGCACACGGATGAGCAGCGCAGGGCAGTCCGGGTTTACCTCCTTGGGCCCTCGGC GTCCCTGCCCGAGGCTGAGGCCGGTGTGGAGAACGACAGCTTCGAGGTGGCCGAGAGCCAGGCCCTCATGAGCCGCCTGCAGTGGGACGGCTCCTCCGACATCTCCCCCTCCGACTCGGCCTCCTCCAAAGCCA GTACAAACAACTCCGAGTCCCGCAAGACCAAGAAGAAGAAGCCCCACCTGGGGCTGGTGAGCGGCGCCCCAGGGCTCGGCTCCAGCAAGAAGAAGAAGCCCAAGCCCCCTGCCCCCCACACCCCCAGCATCTACGATGACATCAACAACTGA